The genomic window GCCGTTGAGGACGTACAGCTTGACCGGCGGGGTGAGGGGCAGGGCGCGGAACGAGATGCGGACGTCGATCCCGTGGCTGGCATGCAGGGCCTGGAGGCTGTGGCGCAGGACCTGCCCCTGGGCGTTGCGCTGGGCGAGCCAGCGGTCGTGGACCGCGTGGTCGTCGGGCTGCGCCTCGACCGGGCTGGGGAAGGCGAGGTTGATGGAGCTCGCGGGCAGCAGGATCCGGGCCGTGACGGAGCCGGGGCGGATACGGCCCTCGTGGATCCGGCGCAGCGGCTCCGAGAGCGCGAGCATCAGCGTCTCGGAGGTGAGGCCCAGGGAGTCGATGCTCACGTCCCGGACGGCGAACGCCTCCGCCATCCGCGCCGCGAGCGCGATCATCGTCGGCTGGGGTTCGTCGTCGGCGCCCCCCTCCCGCTCCGACAGGTCGACGACACGGGGCGGGGCACCCCGGGTGGCCTCGGTGAGCAGGCCCTCCTCGTGGAGGAGTTCGAGCGCCCGGCGCACGGCCGCTCGCTCGACCCCGAACTCCGCCACGAGCTGGGACTGGGTGGGCATCGGGGCGCCGGGCCGGAGCTCTCCGCCGTGGATACGCCCCCGCAGGGCATCGGCGATGTCCTGGTGGGTCAGTCTTCGTCCGTTCATCGCGCCGTTCTCCTGAGTCACCACTCGACGCTACAACTCTCTTCCTTTTGTGGGGAGTTGCTGGAGGCAAGGTTATTGTCCACCGCCAAGTGGGGACAACTCCAGTAGTTGGCAACAACTTTTGGAACTTGGTCGAAGTAAGCCGACAACGATCACGGTCGGCCGATCAGCCGCCCCCGTTCATGCGCTCCTCCCCACCCCAAGGAGGGATTCCGCCATGCCGCTCCTCACCTTCGCCGTCGAAGAGTTCATCCACTGGCGCTTCGGTCTCATGGGCGTGATCAGTCTCGGACTGCTGAGCTTCGGCCTGCGGGCCAGGAACGCCACGGCCGCGGGAGCGGGCAGCATCATGCTGGCGCTGCTGCTCCACTCCGCCTCGGGATGAGCGACGGGCACCTGCCGCCCCGAGGAAACCGTCAACCGTCAACCGCCGACCGTCAGAACATGTCGGGGCACCAAGGCCGCCGCCGCGCGCGGAACACCCCGTCCGCGCGCGCCGCCGCACCCTGCCGCTCCTCGTCGACACGGCCCAGGGCCACCAGCCGCAGGACCGACTCGTCCCCGAGGTAGAGCCGCCCCAACTCGGCAGCCCCCAGCGCCAGATCGGGCTCCTCCGTCGTCGGTACGCACCACGCGCCCTCGGGTGTCGCGTCCAGCCGGAAGCGGCCGCCCGCGAGACCCGCCTCGTCCCGTACGTCGAGCACCACCGAACCCGACGCCTCGTACGTGCGCGACTGGAGGGCCCGTACGACGTCCAGCAGCCGCACCCACAGGAAGTCCGTGTGCGACACGGTCCGGGCGGCGCGAGGGTCCGGCAGGAGCAGCGGGAGCAGATCGTCGGGGGCACGGCCGCCCGACCGGACCGTGGTGATCCAGTCGATCGAGCAGACGTACTGCCACAGGGCTCGCTCGGCCGCCGCGGAGACCGCGATCAGACTCTGGACCTTCGCCGTGTCCGCGGGCTGGCCGCCGTCGGTCCAGTGGGACTCGGCGGTGTACGTGATCAGGCCCTCCACCTCGCCCGCCGCCGAGCGGTACACCGCGTGGTACGGCTCGGTCCACGGCCGCGAGGGCAGCCGCACCGCGCCGGTGTGGACGCTCCACCACCGCTCGTCCCGGTCGATCGCGCCGTGCTGCCGCGCGCGGAAGCGCTCGTGCAGCTCCGGGCCCAGCTTGCGGACGTCCTCGGCGTCGGCCAGGTCCACCCGCCCGCCGGCCGCCGGGCCCGACCGCCGGGGGTCGAGGCCGCTGCGGGTGACGTCGATCTCCCATTCCGTGCACGAGGTGGCCGGGCCGAACCCGAATCGCCCGTAGATCGCGTACTCGGCCGGGAGCAGCGTCGCCACGGTGTCCCCGCGCTCCTTCGCCGCCGCGAGATCATCGGTGATCATCCGCGTGAGGATGCCCCGGCGGCGGTGCGTCGGGGCGACGGTGACCTCCGCGACGGCGTTCGCCGTGACGAACGCACCGCCGACCGCGGTCAGTTGCTGACCGAAGGAACGGTACGTCGCCACGCACCGCCCGTCCCCCGTGAAACCCCCGCGCACCCGGCTGAGGTCCATATGGGCGAGCCGGTCGGCCACCTCGGTCTCCTCGACGACCGGCGGCTGCAGAAACCCGGTGGCCAGGGCCCGCAGCCAGTCGCGGCCCTCGGCCGCGGTGACGGTACGCACCTCGACATCGTCACGGCTCATACGGTCCACGCTAGGGGGTGTCCGGGGGATCAGGCTGGATCAGCGAGCGCCCGCCGCGCAGCGGCTGATGTCACTGATGTGGCTTCGGATCCAAGGCGGAGGAGGAAGACAACGCGGTGGGGGCACCTCCCGGGCCCGAAGGGCTACGGGGGAGTTGGCGACCGACGACCGGGGGCACCTCCCGGGCCCCCAGGGCTCAGGGGGGAGCGGGAGACGGAGTCGCATGACGCCGCGAGCCCAGCAAGATCCACCGGACACCCCCTGGGCCCGTCAGGTGCCGGCCCGCCCGGGGCGGTGGCTGCTTCAGGTCAGCAGATCGTCCACTTGCGCTTCCCCTTCGCGGTATCTGCGGGCGATCTCCGCGCTGCAGTCGTCGGCCGTCCGCTGGAGCTGCGCGCGCTGCCGCGACACCTGCCGCTCGTAGCGCGCGAGCCGCCCCATCGCCGCGTGCAGCTCGTCGTCCGTCCGTGCGTCCAGGTCGGAGAGCTCCACCTCGGCGAGCATCTGCGCGGCGAGCCGCCCGTACTCCTCGCCCCGCGGCGTGGACAGCGTCACATGGCGGGCCGAGCTGCCGCGCCGCGACGGCGGGTCCGCGAGGATGGCCGAAAGCCGGTCGACGACCGCGGCGTCGGGCCCGAGCCGGCCCGCCGCGGGCGCGGCGACGGACGGCGCCGGCAGGGCCGGCGGGTCCGTGCGCCGGGCGAGCTCCGCGCGCAGGATGTCGATGCGGCCGTGCAGCAGCCGCCGCACATAGCTGAGGTCCGCCTCGTCCCGCTGCGCGTCGCGGCGCAGGGCGCGCAGTTCGGGCAGCCCGAGGACGGCGAGATCGTAGGCACGCGGCTCGGACAGCGCGTACGGCGAGGCTTGCGAGGCCGCCGAGTCCGATGTGCGCTGCTGGGGCGGCCGCATGGCGCCCGAGCCGCTGCGCGTGGTCGTCGTCGGTACGGGACCGGACGGCTGCCCGGCGCCAGGTGTGGTCATGCGTGAATCAGTCCCCTCGACCGGTGCATGGGGTCTCCCGGGGGCCCGGAGGGCCGTGGGGATGCACCGCCTCTGTGCATCGTGCCATTACGGACGGTTCGGGCGCAGGCCCTCTCCACCCGTTCAGCCCCGGATGGCCCCGCGATCGGCCGCCCGACGGGCGCCGGCCGGCTCCCGGATAGGTTGGTCCGTATGCGAGCAGTGGTACAGCGGGTCGACGGCGCGAGTGTCGTGGTGGCCGGCGAGACGGTGGGCGAGATCGTCGGCGAGGGGCTGTGTGTGCTGGTGGGGGTCACCCACGAGGACACACCGCAGAAGGCGGCGCAGCTCGCCCGCAAGCTCTGGTCGCTGCGGATCCTGGACGGCGAGAAGTCCTGCTCGGACGTGAACGCGCCGCTGCTGGTGATCTCGCAGTTCACTCTCTATGGGGACGCCCGCAAGGGCCGCCGTCCCACCTGGCACGCCGCGGCGCCCGGCGAGGTCGCCGAGCCGCTCGTCGACGAGGTGGTGGCGCAGCTGCGGGGGCTGGGCGCGCGCGCGGAGACGGGCCGCTTCGGGGCGATGATGCGGGTGTCGCTCACGAACGACGGCCCGTTCACGGTCCTGGTGGAGGTGTAACCGGACTCCCGGGCTCCCGAGTCTCCCGGAACTCCCGGCCTCCCGGTCGCCCTACGGCTCGACGACCGTCTCCTGAGCCGCCGCCGTGCCGCCGGCCAGCAGCTTGGCGTCGACCGGCACGTTCCGCTTCACCAGCGCCAGCGCGATCGGCCCCAGCTCGTAGTGGCGGGCCGAGGTGGTGACGAAGCCCAGCTGCCGGCCCTCCTCCCCGTCCGCCGCGAGCCGTACCGGCGTACCGGGCCCGGGCAGGTGCACCTCGCTGCCGTCCAGGTGCAGGAAGACCAGCCGGCGCGGCGGCTTCCCCAGGTTGTGGACGCGCGCCACGGTCTCCTGGCCCCGGTAGCAGCCCTTCTCCAGGTGCACGGCGGTGCCGATCAGCCCGATCTCGTGCGGGATCGTCCGGTGGTCGGTCTCGAAGCCGAGCCGCGGGCGGTGCGCCTCGACCCGCAGCGCCTCGTACGCCAGCACGCCTATCGCGGGGCCGTTGGCCGCTGCGTACGCCTCCAGGCCGGCGCGCGGCAGGAACAGATCGCGGCCCTGCGGGGTCTCCCGTACGACCACGCCCTCCGGCGCCTCGGCGATCGAACCGGCCGGCAGATGCACCACCGCGAAGTCGTCCGTCCGGTCGGCGACCTCCACCTGGTAGAAGAACTTCATCGACTCCAGGTACGCGATCAGCGCCTCCTGCGTCCCGGGCTCGACGTGTGCCCACACAGTCTCGCCGTCGTCCACGAGGGACAGCGCGTGCTCGATGTGGCCGTGCGCGGACAGGACCAGCGCCTCGGTGGCCTGCCCCGCGGGGAGATCGCTGACGTGCTGGGTGAGCAGCAGATGCAGCCAGCTCAGCCGGTCGCCGCCGGACACGGTCACGACGCCGCGGTGCGAGAGGTCGACGAAACCCGTGCCGTTCGCGAGCGCGCGCTGCTCGCGGAACAGATCGCCGTAGTGCGCGGCGACACCTTCGTCGCGCCCTTCGGCGGGGACGGCGCCGGGCAGGGACAGCAGAGGGCTGATCGTTGAATGTCGCTGCATACGCACAGCCTACGACTGGTCAGCAGCCGCCTTCACTGCGCATTCGCCGCACCGGCCGAAGATCGCGAAATGCTTCATGTCGGTGTCGAACCCGAAGGTCTCGCGGAGCTTCGCGATGAAGTCGGCGGCGACCGCGACGTCCGCCTCGATCACGTTCGTGCAGTCCCGGCAGACCAGGTGCATGTGGTGGTGCCGGTCGGCCAGGTGGTACGTCGGCGCCCCGTGCCCCAGGTGCGCGTGCGAGACCAGGCCCAGCTCCTCCAGCAGCTCCAGCGTCCGGTAGACCGTGGAGATGTTCACCCCGGACGCGGTCTTGCGCACCTCGACGAGGATGTCGTCGGGGGTCGCGTGCTCCAGCGTGTCGACGGCTTCGAGGACAAGCTGGCGCTGCGGGGTCAGCCGGTAGCCGCGCTGCCGCAGGTCACTCTTCCAGTCGGTGCTCACCACGCGACCAGTGTAGGAAGACCTACTTGAAGAACGCGATGCCGTCGTCCGGAAGATCGCCCAGATCCTTGGCCCACGCCTCGACCTGCTCCGGGGTGACGACCTTCTTCAGGTGCGCCGACATGTACGGCCGCAGCGGCACCTCTGGGGTGGCCTTCTCGCCCACCCACATCAGGTCGCCCTTCACATAGCCGTACAGGCGCTTGCCGCCGCTGTACGGGCCGGCGGCCGCGGTGCGGGCGACGGCGTCCGTCGCCAGGTCGATCTGCGGCTTCTGGTCGGCGAGCTCGCCGTACCAGATCTCCACGACGCCCTGGTCGCGGACCATGACGATCTCGACCTTGCGGTCCTTGTCGATCCGCCAGTAGCCGGACTCGGACTCCAGCGGCTTGACCTTGCGGCCCTCGGAGTCCAGCACCCAGGTGTGCGACACGTACTCGATGAAGTCCCGGCCGTCGTGGCTGAACGTCACCGACTGCCCGAAGTTGCACTTGTCGGCGCCCGGGAAGTCGGAGACACCGGCGCCTTCCCACGTGCCGAGGAGGAACGCGAGGGGGACGAGGTCGGGGTTGAGGTCGGAAGGGATCTCGATCATGAGTGGCTCTGGCGATCTACTGGATCTACGTGGACGGGGGAGTTCAGCGCTGGCCCTGGTACAGCTTCTTCACGGCCAGGCCGGTGAAGGCGAGCACGCCGACGCAGACCAGGACCAGCAGGATCTCGAAGAACAGAATCACGAGGTGCTCCTTGACTGAGCGGTGAAGGCAGAACGGGCCGGACCCCAGCTTAGTGGGCTCGGGTCCGGCCCTCGCGGAGAGGGCCTCTGACGAGGCCCTCTCCGTGTGGTCTCAGCCGAGCAGCTGGTTCTGCAGGGTGACGGTCTGCTGGAACGGGACGGCGAGCGCCTCGCCCCTGCGGGTCTGGGTGATCAGCGCGAGCGTGTCGCCCGCCTGGACGTAGGCCCAGAGCTTCTGCTCGGGGCCGTGAGGCTTCGGCTCCTCGTACGCGTAGATGGAGGTGTACTCCACCGTGACCTCGGTCGCCAGGTCGCCGAAGACGTCCTGATCCACGACCCCGTCCAGGAACGCTCCGTGCGCCTCGCCCACCTTCAGGGACTCGTCCTTGAAGGCCTCCGCGTATGCGACGGAGTTGAAGCGCAGCAGGTGGATGCTCGTCCGGGTGCCGTCCGGCATGGTCCAGCCACGAGCGGCGATGTGGCGCAGCGCGGAGTCGGACAGGTCCTGCTTCAGCCCGGTCCGGTACTCCTTCCCGTACAGGGAGAGGTACTGGTCCACACCGACCCAGCCGCCGTTCAGCTTCGAGTCGGCCGTGGCGCCCGCCGGAGCGGGCAGCAGCAGCTTGCGCAGGTCGGCGTGGTGGATCTCGCCGTCGTTGCGCTGGGTGAAGGGGCGCGGGGAGCCTTCGGGCAGCGCCGGGAGGCCGAGCTTCGGGTAGTCCCAGCGGCCGTCGCTCTCGGTGGCGAGACCGGGTACGTCGGTGCGCTCCATGGACGTGATGCCGAGCGCGGTGCCGGTGCCGAGACCGCCGCAGACCAGCACGGCGAGGGTCCAGCGGGCCACCGCCCGCAGCACCCGGCGGTCCCGCACGGGAGCGGGCGGGGCGGGCGCCGCGGGAAGGGTGGGCACAGCGGGCACGGCGGGCGGGTGCTGCGGCATCGGGGGCACCGGAGGCACGGGGGCCGTTTCCGTGGTCGGCTCGGTCATACGTACTCCCCCGGGGACTTGATGTGGTCCAGTTGTTTCTTCACCAGCGCGGCGACGGCGGACTTGTCGAACGGCTTGGCGCCCGCGGCAGTGACCGCGACGAGGTTCTCGGAGTCGTACGCCACGCAGACCATGCCGTCCAGTTGCTCGGCCTTCTCCTTCTTGCTCCCTTCCTTGCTCTGCGGCATCAGGGAGCACGCGGAGTTCTTGTGGTCCTTGATCTTCGGTCCCTCGGGGAACCCCAGAAGCTCGGCGAGCCCGGTCCGGAGCTTGTACATGTCGCGGATCCGGCTCTTGTTCTTCATCCGCGTGATGTGCACGTCCACGACGAGGTCCCCGTCCTCCGAGGCGAAGGAACGCACGGCGATCCCCTGCACACCGAGGCGCTCGACCTGCTTCTCGTATTCGCGGCGCTTCTTGCCGGCGAGACCCTTGCCCTCGCTCTTCAGCAGGGCGACGGCGTCCTTCTCGGCGAGTTCCCCGTCGTTCCCGTATCCCTCGATGTCCGGACCGAGCTGGAAGCCGGACGGAACCGGCAGCAGCAGCTTGCTCAGCGGCGTGGAGGACTTGCCCCGGGTGAGGGTGAGCTCCGCCGGATCCTTGGTCTCCGTCTTCGGGTCCGGGTTCTCCCAGACGATCGTCGGCGCGGTGCGGTCCGCGGCGGCGACCGTGACGGAGGTGTACGTGACACCGCCGCCGATCACGGCCAGGACCGGTACGACGGGCAGTACGACGGTGAGCAGCTTGCGCTTCGCCCCCGCCGCCTTCCTCGGCTTGTCCCCGTCCACGGGAACGGTGGCGGCGAACACGTCATCCACGTCGGTCACGGTGCTCCGGTCCTCGCTCACAGGCGCCCCAGCTGCCGCTCGGCCACCGAACTGATCTCCTTCTTGGAGATCCTCTTGGTGTCGTACATGAAGATCTCGACCATCACGTCGCCGCGCTGGAAGTACGCCCGGGCCTCGTAGAGGTCCAGGTAGCCAGGCTCTCGCTCCACCGGAAAGAGGTAGTAGCGACCGTTGGTGGAACCCTTGATCGGGTCGCCCTCGCTGCCGGCGAAGTCTTCGTCGGCCATGTATCCCATCTGGCCCATCGCGTGCTCGTAGGCGCCGCGTACGACGCTGGGGCGGTACTGCACCAGCCGGATCTCCGTGGTCCTGTAC from Streptomyces formicae includes these protein-coding regions:
- a CDS encoding GntR family transcriptional regulator, with amino-acid sequence MNGRRLTHQDIADALRGRIHGGELRPGAPMPTQSQLVAEFGVERAAVRRALELLHEEGLLTEATRGAPPRVVDLSEREGGADDEPQPTMIALAARMAEAFAVRDVSIDSLGLTSETLMLALSEPLRRIHEGRIRPGSVTARILLPASSINLAFPSPVEAQPDDHAVHDRWLAQRNAQGQVLRHSLQALHASHGIDVRISFRALPLTPPVKLYVLNGAEALFGYYKVTRREEEINSTPVEMYDALGTQSLLFPFRAGSGPRDAAFVEQAQQWFDALWNTIASDLTLS
- a CDS encoding GNAT family N-acetyltransferase, with product MSRDDVEVRTVTAAEGRDWLRALATGFLQPPVVEETEVADRLAHMDLSRVRGGFTGDGRCVATYRSFGQQLTAVGGAFVTANAVAEVTVAPTHRRRGILTRMITDDLAAAKERGDTVATLLPAEYAIYGRFGFGPATSCTEWEIDVTRSGLDPRRSGPAAGGRVDLADAEDVRKLGPELHERFRARQHGAIDRDERWWSVHTGAVRLPSRPWTEPYHAVYRSAAGEVEGLITYTAESHWTDGGQPADTAKVQSLIAVSAAAERALWQYVCSIDWITTVRSGGRAPDDLLPLLLPDPRAARTVSHTDFLWVRLLDVVRALQSRTYEASGSVVLDVRDEAGLAGGRFRLDATPEGAWCVPTTEEPDLALGAAELGRLYLGDESVLRLVALGRVDEERQGAAARADGVFRARRRPWCPDMF
- a CDS encoding AmfC protein, which gives rise to MTTPGAGQPSGPVPTTTTRSGSGAMRPPQQRTSDSAASQASPYALSEPRAYDLAVLGLPELRALRRDAQRDEADLSYVRRLLHGRIDILRAELARRTDPPALPAPSVAAPAAGRLGPDAAVVDRLSAILADPPSRRGSSARHVTLSTPRGEEYGRLAAQMLAEVELSDLDARTDDELHAAMGRLARYERQVSRQRAQLQRTADDCSAEIARRYREGEAQVDDLLT
- the dtd gene encoding D-aminoacyl-tRNA deacylase, which gives rise to MRAVVQRVDGASVVVAGETVGEIVGEGLCVLVGVTHEDTPQKAAQLARKLWSLRILDGEKSCSDVNAPLLVISQFTLYGDARKGRRPTWHAAAPGEVAEPLVDEVVAQLRGLGARAETGRFGAMMRVSLTNDGPFTVLVEV
- a CDS encoding YgfZ/GcvT domain-containing protein, which translates into the protein MQRHSTISPLLSLPGAVPAEGRDEGVAAHYGDLFREQRALANGTGFVDLSHRGVVTVSGGDRLSWLHLLLTQHVSDLPAGQATEALVLSAHGHIEHALSLVDDGETVWAHVEPGTQEALIAYLESMKFFYQVEVADRTDDFAVVHLPAGSIAEAPEGVVVRETPQGRDLFLPRAGLEAYAAANGPAIGVLAYEALRVEAHRPRLGFETDHRTIPHEIGLIGTAVHLEKGCYRGQETVARVHNLGKPPRRLVFLHLDGSEVHLPGPGTPVRLAADGEEGRQLGFVTTSARHYELGPIALALVKRNVPVDAKLLAGGTAAAQETVVEP
- a CDS encoding Fur family transcriptional regulator, with the translated sequence MVSTDWKSDLRQRGYRLTPQRQLVLEAVDTLEHATPDDILVEVRKTASGVNISTVYRTLELLEELGLVSHAHLGHGAPTYHLADRHHHMHLVCRDCTNVIEADVAVAADFIAKLRETFGFDTDMKHFAIFGRCGECAVKAAADQS
- a CDS encoding FABP family protein, which encodes MIEIPSDLNPDLVPLAFLLGTWEGAGVSDFPGADKCNFGQSVTFSHDGRDFIEYVSHTWVLDSEGRKVKPLESESGYWRIDKDRKVEIVMVRDQGVVEIWYGELADQKPQIDLATDAVARTAAAGPYSGGKRLYGYVKGDLMWVGEKATPEVPLRPYMSAHLKKVVTPEQVEAWAKDLGDLPDDGIAFFK